AAGAGAACTGTTGCAATAATGGTTATATTTCTCTGGTCAGAGACAGCTTTTGCATCTCATCCGCTCATTACGGACGACACAGACACACAGGGAAAAGGAAAATTTCAACTCGAAGTCAATGGCGAGTATGCCCATGAAGACGAAGACGGCGTAACTGAGAACGCCACCGAGATAGCGACAATGCTGTCTTATGGAATAGCAGACAACATAGACATTGTTTTGGGCATTCCCTACCAGGATATGAGGACAAAGGATCCGGGAACTACGTCCGGAGAAAGCGGGATCGCGGATACCTCCCTTGAATTCAAGTGGCGATTCTACGAAAAGGATGGTCTGGGTTTTGCCTTGAAACCCGGCATGACCATGCCAACGGGCGATGATGGAAAAGGTCTGGGTGCCGGAAAGGCAACGTATAGTTTGTTTTTCATTACCACACGGGAACTAAATCCATGGGCATTCCACCTCAATCTCGGATACAGAAGAAATGAAAACAAGGTTGATGAACGAAATGACATATGGCATACATCTCTTGCCGCTGAAGTGGAGGTTATGAAGGATCTAAAGGTTGTTGGAAATATCGGGATAGAGAGAAATCCCGATAAGACATCCAATACACACCCTGCATTTATACTCGGCGGGCTGATCTATTCGATATCTAAAAGCATTGCCATTGATGCTGGTGTAAAGGGCGGGCTTAACAAGCCGGATACGGATCTAACCCTGCTTGCAGGAATAACCTTTAGATTTTAGGAGGCGCTATGAAAATTAAAAGTTTAAAGTTAAAAGTTTTTATTCTTTCACTGTTCACTGTTCACTGTTCACTATTCACTGCCTCTGATGCTCATGCCATGCATATCTCAGAAGGGATATTGCCTTTCAACTGGGCATTGCTCTGGTCTCTGGTTGCAGTCCCTTTTGTGGCGTGGGGCTTGTATAAGCTCAAGAAACTATCGTCAATTGACCTCTCATTCAAGCCTCTCGTCGGGTTAATGGCGGCTGTTGTATTCATCATTTCGTGCATGCCGATACCTGTGCCCACTGCAGGCACATGTTCCCATCCATGCGGAACCGGGATCTCAGCGATCCTCCTTGGCCCTGCAATAAGCGTACTTATTTCATCAGTTGCCCTATTGATTCAGGCCCTATTTCTTGCCCACGGGGGTCTGACCACATGGGGCGCTAATATCGTGTCCATGGGCATCATGGGTTCCTTTGCAGGATATCTGACCTTCAGAGGATTGAGAGCGTTAAAAGCTAATCTTTGGATTGCAGGCTTCATGGCTGGTCTCTTTGCAGACTGGGCAACATATTTGACTACATCCGTTGAGCTCGCATCAGGCATAAAAGGAGATTCGCAGTTTCTGCCGCTTTTCTGGAAGATTCTTATTGCCTTTATCCCGACACAACTTCCATTGGGAATCCTTGAAGGGGCAATGACTGCAGGCATGGTGGTATTGCTTTATAAAAAGAGGCCTGATTTGCTCGTAAAAATGAAGGTATTAAAACCAGAGGAGGCATTATGAAATTTCAAATTTCAAATTTCAAATTTCAAATTTTCTCCATCATTTTTTTACTGTTTACTATTCACGGTTCACTATTCACTGACACTGTCACTGCCTCTGACAAATGGCCGGGCGTTGATGAGTCCGTCGTCGAAAAATATGCAAAGGAGCAAGGCAGGGAGGCAAGGGAACCGTTCATAAATACGGATCAGGGCGACTTGCTTCTTTTTGTCTTTCTCCTCGCAGGCACAATCGGAGGCTTTACTGCAGGATATTACTGGAAGGAACTGGCAGTCAAAGGACAGCGGCATGATAGTTGAGAAAAAAAAGATTTTGAAGAGTTAAAGTTTAGTCTGTCATTCCTGCGGAAGCAGGAATCCATGTTCATTAAATAGTCTGGATTTCCGCCTACGCGGGAATGACATAAAAGGATACCAATGGAACTATTTTCAGAATACTTTAAAAAAGAGCAGCTCCTTTCAAAAGTTGATGCAAGGCTGAAACTTATTATAGCCCTCACTCTTCTGGGAATGATTTTAAGCTATAAGGGATTTACTCTTCCCCTGCTTGTGACAGCGCTTTGTTTATTGTTCTGTTTAAAGATGCGGATACCCTTAAAGATTTTTGCTCTCAGGTTTTCACAGCCATTGTTCATTATATCGGTCTTGCTTATTCTAAAAGTATTCTTCTCTGGAGAAGGCATCCTGTTTTCCATCAACATCTTCGGCATCAAAGTTGTCGGACATAAAGACGGGTTCATGGAAGGACTTATGATAGGAAGCAGAATCATAGGCGCAGTATCAGTCGTTGCAGTCATGGGATTCTCCACGCCGTTTACTGAATTCATGGCAGGCCTTTCATGGCTGAGGGTTCCAAAGGGTTTTATAGAAATATTGATGTTTGCCTACAGATATATCTTTGTGCTTCTTGAAGATGCGATGGTCATTTACAATGCGCAGAAAAACCGCCTCGGCTACTCAAACATAAGGCGGGGATTGAGTTCATTCGGCACTCTGTCAGGCTCTTTGATTCTTAAGGCATTTGATCACAGCCGGAATATTACTGTATCAATGATTCAAAGGGGCTATGACGGCAATATCCCCATGTTAAGACACAAGCCATTTAAGTCTTCTGAGATTATAGTTTCACTTCTATTTATCATTGCCATGGGGGTTGTATGGAAGATTTAATCAGAATACAGAATGCAGAGCATATCCCCCCCGCCCATCCCTCCCCCTCGATGGGGGATGGTAAGGGAGAGGGTGAAAATTCGGATCCCGGACTCTGTGCTCTGGGTTCTGAGATAAGACTATCAGTCAAGATAGATTCCTTTAAATATC
This sequence is a window from Nitrospirae bacterium CG2_30_53_67. Protein-coding genes within it:
- a CDS encoding cobalamin biosynthesis protein CbiM; the protein is MLSLFTVHCSLFTASDAHAMHISEGILPFNWALLWSLVAVPFVAWGLYKLKKLSSIDLSFKPLVGLMAAVVFIISCMPIPVPTAGTCSHPCGTGISAILLGPAISVLISSVALLIQALFLAHGGLTTWGANIVSMGIMGSFAGYLTFRGLRALKANLWIAGFMAGLFADWATYLTTSVELASGIKGDSQFLPLFWKILIAFIPTQLPLGILEGAMTAGMVVLLYKKRPDLLVKMKVLKPEEAL
- a CDS encoding cobalt ECF transporter T component CbiQ, whose protein sequence is MELFSEYFKKEQLLSKVDARLKLIIALTLLGMILSYKGFTLPLLVTALCLLFCLKMRIPLKIFALRFSQPLFIISVLLILKVFFSGEGILFSINIFGIKVVGHKDGFMEGLMIGSRIIGAVSVVAVMGFSTPFTEFMAGLSWLRVPKGFIEILMFAYRYIFVLLEDAMVIYNAQKNRLGYSNIRRGLSSFGTLSGSLILKAFDHSRNITVSMIQRGYDGNIPMLRHKPFKSSEIIVSLLFIIAMGVVWKI